From a single Fusobacterium ulcerans ATCC 49185 genomic region:
- a CDS encoding DEAD/DEAH box helicase has product METNLIESFKTSSINLNIESSKNFQHRLLCNKDEKIITTLRKELENCDEFIISVAFITEGGLALILEELKELENRNIKGKILTGDYLNFTEPKALKRLLNYKNIELKILSKEKFHAKGYFFRKDNLWTLVVGSSNLTQTALTINFEWNLKVNSLENGKIARDILSSFNDIFERLPKLDLEMIENYEKVYKLSKSYSKAQEKLQSPLFKKEIIPNSMQKEALSNLIELRENEKEGLLISATGTGKTYLSAFDVKKVKPEKMLFIAHRKTIIKKAKYTFESIISNKKMAIYGDEDISNADYIFAMVQTLNKKEHLERFPKDYFNYIIIDEVHHSGAKTYQSIINYFKPDFLLGMTATPERSDDFDIYGLFNHNIAYEIRLYDALRENLLCPFHYFGISDITVDGECIDGKTSIKNLTLDQRVDHIIEKSRYYGYSGEKLHGLMFVSRVEEANILSEKLNEKGIKSIALTGEHGDNARENTIEKLEKGEIEYLITVDIFNEGVDIPCVNQVILLRPTESSIVYIQQLGRGLRKNENKEFVVVLDFIGNYEKNFLIPTAISQNNSFDKDFMKRFILNGTNMIPGESSISFEEIVKERIFENINKTNFSTKKNIEHDFELLEKQLGRIPMLYDFFIRNMIEPSVILKFRKDYDSVLKALRPNTEFGDLSELEKNFLTFLSSFFTPAKRVHEMVILQESIKESKVSLKKIEDILEKEYKIKHQKENIKNGIKHLSKEIFTSLSTMKGFEPILEKIDGEYQIDKNFKKGYENNKYFRDLIDDLIKYNLAYTEKNYKQFEKESIQKYKQYTKLEGFWQLNMDFNNGYQVSGYQVFEEAKKVILFVTLDDSSSFTSYDNKFLDQQRFTWFSKNNRCLSRNNKLTAEGKIAENYYIMEVFVKKRIGENFYYLGQIEKVLSAKECFNEKGNPLVEYELKLKSEIQKDLFDYLIVEVKKGLNDEEKC; this is encoded by the coding sequence ATGGAAACAAATTTAATTGAGAGCTTTAAAACAAGCTCGATAAATTTAAATATAGAATCAAGTAAAAATTTTCAGCACAGGCTGCTTTGTAATAAAGATGAAAAAATTATAACAACTTTGAGAAAAGAGCTAGAGAACTGTGACGAATTCATAATTTCAGTAGCTTTTATAACAGAAGGTGGTCTGGCTCTGATTTTAGAAGAATTGAAAGAACTTGAAAATAGGAATATAAAAGGAAAAATTCTAACAGGAGATTATTTGAATTTTACTGAACCAAAAGCTTTAAAAAGATTATTGAATTATAAAAATATTGAATTGAAAATATTGTCTAAAGAAAAATTTCATGCTAAGGGATATTTTTTTAGAAAAGATAACTTATGGACTTTAGTTGTAGGAAGTAGTAATTTAACTCAGACGGCTTTGACAATAAATTTTGAGTGGAATTTAAAAGTAAATTCTTTGGAAAATGGAAAGATTGCAAGGGATATTTTGAGCAGCTTTAATGATATTTTTGAGAGACTTCCAAAGTTGGATTTAGAAATGATAGAAAATTATGAAAAAGTATATAAACTTTCAAAGAGTTATTCTAAAGCTCAGGAAAAATTGCAGAGTCCTTTATTTAAAAAAGAAATAATACCAAATTCTATGCAGAAAGAAGCATTGAGTAATTTGATTGAACTGAGAGAAAATGAAAAAGAAGGGCTGTTGATTAGTGCAACTGGAACAGGAAAAACATATTTAAGTGCCTTTGATGTAAAAAAAGTAAAACCTGAAAAAATGCTTTTTATAGCCCATAGAAAAACTATTATAAAAAAAGCTAAATATACTTTTGAAAGTATTATAAGCAATAAAAAAATGGCAATCTATGGAGATGAGGATATTTCAAATGCAGATTATATATTTGCTATGGTTCAGACTTTAAATAAAAAAGAGCATTTGGAAAGATTTCCTAAGGATTATTTCAATTATATAATAATTGATGAAGTTCATCACAGTGGAGCTAAAACTTATCAAAGTATAATAAATTATTTTAAGCCAGATTTTCTCTTGGGAATGACAGCAACTCCAGAAAGAAGTGATGATTTTGATATCTATGGACTTTTTAATCACAATATAGCTTATGAAATAAGACTTTATGATGCTCTAAGAGAAAATCTTCTGTGTCCATTTCATTACTTTGGGATTTCAGATATAACTGTAGATGGTGAGTGTATTGATGGAAAAACTTCTATAAAAAATCTTACTTTAGACCAGAGGGTAGATCACATAATTGAAAAGAGTAGATATTATGGATACAGTGGAGAAAAACTTCATGGACTGATGTTTGTATCAAGAGTGGAAGAGGCAAATATATTATCTGAAAAGCTTAATGAAAAAGGAATAAAATCTATTGCTCTCACAGGGGAACATGGAGATAATGCGAGAGAAAACACTATTGAAAAGTTGGAGAAAGGGGAAATAGAATATTTGATAACTGTTGATATATTTAACGAAGGAGTTGATATACCATGTGTAAATCAAGTTATTCTTTTAAGACCAACAGAATCTTCTATTGTGTATATTCAGCAGCTTGGAAGAGGATTGAGAAAAAATGAGAATAAGGAGTTTGTTGTAGTTTTAGACTTTATAGGAAACTATGAAAAGAACTTCTTAATCCCAACAGCTATTTCACAAAATAATAGTTTTGATAAAGATTTTATGAAGAGATTTATTTTAAATGGAACAAATATGATTCCAGGAGAAAGTTCAATATCTTTTGAAGAAATAGTTAAAGAGAGAATATTCGAAAATATAAATAAAACAAATTTTTCAACTAAGAAAAATATAGAACATGATTTTGAACTTCTGGAAAAACAATTAGGAAGAATCCCTATGCTGTATGATTTCTTTATAAGAAATATGATAGAGCCTAGTGTAATATTGAAGTTTAGAAAAGATTATGACAGTGTCTTAAAGGCTTTAAGACCTAATACAGAATTTGGAGATTTATCAGAATTGGAAAAGAATTTTTTAACTTTCCTATCAAGTTTCTTTACTCCAGCTAAAAGAGTTCATGAGATGGTAATACTTCAGGAAAGTATTAAGGAATCAAAAGTTTCATTGAAAAAAATAGAAGATATTTTAGAGAAAGAATATAAGATAAAACATCAAAAAGAAAATATTAAAAATGGGATAAAACATCTTTCTAAAGAAATATTTACAAGCCTTTCTACTATGAAAGGATTTGAACCTATTTTAGAAAAAATTGATGGAGAATATCAAATTGATAAAAATTTTAAAAAAGGATATGAGAATAATAAATATTTCAGAGATTTAATTGATGACTTGATTAAATACAATCTTGCTTATACAGAGAAGAACTATAAACAATTTGAAAAAGAATCTATTCAAAAATATAAGCAATACACAAAACTGGAAGGTTTCTGGCAGCTGAATATGGATTTTAATAATGGATATCAGGTAAGTGGATATCAAGTATTTGAAGAAGCTAAAAAAGTTATATTATTTGTAACATTAGATGATTCTAGTTCTTTTACAAGTTATGATAATAAATTTTTGGATCAACAAAGATTCACATGGTTTTCTAAAAATAACAGATGCCTGAGCAGAAATAATAAATTAACAGCTGAGGGAAAGATAGCAGAAAATTATTATATAATGGAAGTATTTGTTAAGAAAAGAATAGGAGAAAACTTTTATTATTTAGGACAAATTGAAAAAGTTTTAAGTGCAAAAGAATGTTTTAATGAAAAAGGAAATCCTTTAGTAGAGTATGAATTGAAATTAAAGAGTGAGATTCAAAAGGATCTTTTTGATTATTTAATAGTAGAAGTAAAGAAGGGATTAAATGATGAAGAAAAATGTTAA
- a CDS encoding maltose acetyltransferase domain-containing protein, whose amino-acid sequence MINGQEYDTKDKELRTMSSRAQNLIREYNMLSAEDINEREKKIKEILGKYVD is encoded by the coding sequence ATGATTAATGGGCAAGAATATGATACTAAGGACAAAGAACTTAGAACAATGAGCAGCAGAGCCCAAAATTTAATTAGAGAATATAATATGCTTTCTGCTGAGGATATAAATGAGAGAGAAAAGAAGATAAAAGAAATATTAGGAAAATATGTGGATTAA
- a CDS encoding iron-containing alcohol dehydrogenase family protein: METRNIFLPNYSIGENPYTEVPSICEAYGKKVVFIGGKTALAKASDIVKDIIKNSTLEIIDTLWFGGEACYENVEKLKQEKSVIEADMVFVFGGGKAIDTCKCLTGQLKKPLFTFPTISSTCASVTSVCAMYNENGSFKNLYWRFAPAEHTFISTKIIAEAPDKYLWAGIGDTMAKGYEPEFSSRGKSLNHSNALGVTLSRLCQEPLVKYGKKALDDCKDNKISNELEETVLAIIVTTGIVSNYVINDYNSSIAHALCYGFSTIHHVEVSHLHGEIVSYGVLVLLMVDERTDEINRIMPFYKSISLPVSYKNLDTSEEEMEGVIQKAVDVPDLNVSAFPVTKEMLWEAVRKLEAYEK, encoded by the coding sequence ATGGAAACAAGAAATATATTTTTACCAAATTACAGCATTGGAGAAAATCCTTACACAGAGGTTCCTTCTATTTGTGAAGCTTATGGAAAAAAAGTAGTCTTTATAGGAGGGAAAACAGCTTTAGCTAAAGCAAGTGATATAGTGAAGGATATAATTAAAAACAGTACTCTTGAAATTATTGATACTCTTTGGTTTGGTGGAGAAGCCTGCTATGAGAATGTTGAAAAATTGAAACAGGAAAAATCAGTTATAGAAGCTGACATGGTTTTTGTCTTTGGTGGTGGAAAAGCTATAGATACCTGTAAGTGTCTTACTGGACAATTGAAAAAACCTCTTTTTACTTTTCCAACTATATCTTCAACTTGTGCTTCTGTTACTTCAGTTTGTGCAATGTATAATGAAAATGGATCTTTTAAAAATCTATACTGGAGATTTGCTCCAGCAGAACACACTTTCATCAGTACGAAAATAATTGCGGAAGCTCCAGACAAATATCTGTGGGCAGGGATTGGAGATACTATGGCAAAAGGATATGAACCAGAATTTTCTTCAAGAGGTAAATCTTTGAATCATTCAAATGCTCTTGGAGTAACTCTATCAAGACTATGTCAGGAGCCTCTTGTTAAATATGGTAAAAAAGCTCTTGATGACTGCAAAGATAATAAAATTTCTAATGAATTAGAGGAAACAGTTTTAGCTATAATTGTTACAACTGGAATTGTTTCAAACTATGTAATAAATGATTATAACAGCTCTATTGCTCATGCATTGTGCTATGGATTCTCCACTATACATCATGTTGAAGTCAGCCATTTACATGGAGAGATAGTTTCTTATGGAGTTCTTGTACTCCTTATGGTAGATGAAAGAACTGATGAAATCAATAGAATAATGCCATTTTATAAGAGTATCAGCCTTCCTGTATCATATAAAAATCTTGATACCAGTGAAGAGGAAATGGAGGGAGTAATTCAAAAAGCTGTAGATGTTCCTGATTTAAACGTATCTGCTTTCCCTGTTACTAAGGAAATGCTTTGGGAAGCTGTAAGAAAATTAGAAGCCTACGAAAAATAA
- a CDS encoding FUSC family protein, with the protein MYGIIFVVALMAFLSRRNLIFCASLNFLVPFMLVYLFTNKFNPKAYYIYGMEFIFLQFIPLQLEGFILQLGALLYGVSVITIALYVHSKIIKRKRNYGTVRKGMKNLTCQIEKLIKSEDFSTEAEELMEMMVHLNQVIYSTRNYKYLATGYGKINYYFMIIFQRFHYFMKYLSEEKQELNAEDKEYLLHLSEIFTLVGENLNEKDNSFLKEKIEEFLNEYDFSLIKEREAITAILDVLKFILSEIEKTSKYKAEKKWQVPNPVHKPESIREILKLDLFQVRFAIRLSITLCIAFSFVQYTKLDHSYWYPMSVFFMLMPYSEESILKINNRILGTVIGLFIVFFMGVFFQGTVERAILIVLLTSLMYYSTPTSWIMTMYSTCFGMVLTTMILQVEQAVILRTMYVGMAVVTAFFMNYFVFPNTVKREFQHNLNQLFDIDTKIIREITKTLKGNIDFNVVRDLIVHSNMVSKEIKTYVIENLLEGEKEFYLHLLSINHKLIMEMEQLNGYIYKNKLHIDLENNMIIQELFNNFEEAVNEIHKNYEKNEFSSFPKLDKELKFPKKLDDKLYFNFLAFNCLKTVGHLTEYSSKIHAGSQ; encoded by the coding sequence ATGTATGGAATTATATTTGTTGTGGCACTTATGGCATTTTTGAGCAGAAGAAATCTTATATTTTGTGCATCTCTGAATTTTTTAGTTCCTTTTATGCTGGTGTATCTATTTACAAATAAATTTAACCCAAAAGCTTATTATATTTATGGAATGGAATTTATCTTTTTACAGTTCATACCTTTACAATTAGAAGGTTTTATATTGCAGTTGGGAGCTCTGCTCTATGGTGTTTCAGTTATTACTATAGCGCTGTATGTTCATTCTAAAATAATCAAGAGAAAGAGAAATTATGGTACAGTGAGAAAAGGAATGAAAAATCTTACATGTCAAATTGAAAAACTAATAAAGAGCGAAGATTTTTCAACTGAAGCAGAAGAACTTATGGAAATGATGGTTCATCTGAATCAGGTTATTTATTCTACACGAAATTACAAGTATCTAGCAACTGGATATGGAAAAATTAATTATTATTTTATGATTATTTTTCAAAGATTCCACTATTTTATGAAGTATCTATCTGAAGAAAAGCAAGAACTTAATGCAGAAGATAAGGAATATCTTCTACATTTAAGTGAGATTTTTACCCTTGTGGGAGAAAATCTAAATGAGAAAGATAACAGTTTTCTGAAAGAGAAAATAGAAGAATTTTTAAATGAATATGATTTTAGTTTAATTAAAGAGAGGGAAGCAATAACTGCAATATTAGATGTTTTAAAATTTATTCTTTCTGAGATAGAAAAAACTTCTAAGTACAAAGCAGAAAAGAAATGGCAGGTTCCAAATCCAGTTCATAAACCTGAAAGTATAAGAGAAATATTAAAATTAGATTTGTTTCAGGTAAGATTTGCAATTCGTCTTTCAATAACTTTGTGTATAGCTTTTTCTTTTGTGCAGTACACTAAACTTGATCACTCTTACTGGTACCCAATGAGTGTATTCTTTATGCTTATGCCTTATTCTGAGGAAAGTATTTTAAAAATTAATAATCGTATATTGGGAACAGTAATAGGGCTTTTTATTGTATTCTTTATGGGAGTATTTTTTCAGGGAACAGTGGAAAGAGCAATTCTGATAGTTCTTCTTACTTCGCTGATGTATTATTCCACTCCTACTTCATGGATAATGACTATGTATAGTACTTGCTTTGGAATGGTTCTTACAACAATGATTCTGCAAGTGGAACAGGCAGTTATTTTAAGGACAATGTATGTGGGAATGGCTGTTGTTACAGCATTTTTCATGAATTATTTTGTGTTTCCAAATACAGTAAAAAGAGAATTTCAGCATAATCTAAATCAGCTTTTTGATATAGATACTAAAATAATCAGAGAAATAACTAAAACTTTAAAAGGAAATATAGATTTTAATGTAGTTCGTGATTTAATTGTTCATTCAAATATGGTTTCCAAAGAGATAAAAACATATGTAATTGAGAATTTATTGGAGGGAGAAAAGGAATTTTATCTGCATCTTCTTTCAATAAATCATAAGCTTATCATGGAGATGGAACAGCTCAATGGATATATTTACAAAAATAAACTTCATATAGATTTAGAAAATAATATGATTATTCAGGAACTTTTCAATAACTTTGAAGAAGCTGTAAATGAAATTCATAAAAATTATGAAAAAAATGAGTTTTCTAGTTTTCCAAAATTAGATAAAGAATTAAAATTTCCTAAAAAATTAGATGATAAACTGTATTTTAATTTTCTGGCATTTAACTGTTTGAAAACAGTTGGGCATTTGACAGAATATAGTTCTAAAATTCATGCAGGTTCTCAATAA
- a CDS encoding YoaK family protein encodes MKKSHGQMSESFLLGALLAFSGGFLDVYTYVCRGEVFAYAQTGNMIFLALYLAQREWKHAIQYIFPIIAFALAVILVEKVRSHYQEKENQDINIHWRQVIILIELFLLIADAFTPQKYNILVNISVSFVCAMQFEAFRKIQGCSLTTTMCTGNLRSGTEYLFIWHKKRDKSAKGKGFLCFIIILFFLLGAVASYFLTNQFLEKAVLIPCVILLLVFLMMFIKEEEKQKELDEFMK; translated from the coding sequence ATGAAAAAAAGTCATGGACAAATGTCAGAATCTTTTCTGCTTGGTGCTCTACTTGCTTTTTCTGGTGGTTTTTTAGATGTGTATACCTATGTTTGCCGTGGGGAAGTATTTGCTTATGCTCAAACAGGCAACATGATATTTTTGGCTCTCTATCTGGCTCAAAGAGAATGGAAACATGCAATACAATATATCTTTCCAATTATTGCCTTTGCACTTGCTGTAATTTTAGTGGAAAAAGTTAGATCTCACTATCAAGAAAAAGAAAATCAAGATATCAATATACACTGGCGGCAAGTTATTATACTTATTGAGCTGTTTCTGCTTATAGCAGATGCCTTTACCCCACAAAAATATAATATTTTAGTAAATATCAGTGTTTCTTTTGTATGCGCTATGCAGTTCGAGGCATTTCGGAAAATTCAAGGTTGTTCTCTTACTACAACCATGTGTACTGGTAATTTGCGTTCAGGCACTGAATATCTTTTTATCTGGCATAAAAAAAGAGATAAAAGTGCAAAAGGTAAGGGATTCCTTTGCTTTATAATTATTCTATTTTTTCTCCTTGGTGCTGTTGCAAGTTACTTTCTCACTAATCAATTTCTAGAAAAAGCTGTTCTTATTCCATGTGTAATACTTCTTTTAGTTTTTTTAATGATGTTTATCAAGGAGGAAGAGAAACAGAAGGAGCTTGATGAGTTTATGAAATGA
- a CDS encoding metallophosphoesterase has protein sequence MNYFFLALSTTLLILNFFVAWKTVKYVFPSDKKILFIILFLILTILLYGYQFFNSYFISNFSYGSNRILSYIVYYYLAFVIYGAMVYFIVSVVEMIFKYKLNLNLYKPGFIIIFLILAIGTFYKHSTLLTEYEIDSEGKISAPMNIVLVSDVHLGHINGNASLIKMIDKVNSLKPDIVLIAGDLIDMYLEPVLEKNMLEELKNIKSTYGTYFTLGNHDIYGSKAAMLTEILRNNAETIVLRDEKILVNNEIYIAGRDNFSKKLIREILDGKDDKPVILIQHTPDTIDEAVENKTFLQVSGHTHKGQMFPGRLFTKKIFKVDYGHEKIEDTNIIVSSGYGTWGPPIRIGSQSEIVLIKIK, from the coding sequence ATGAATTATTTTTTTCTAGCATTATCCACAACACTGCTTATTCTTAATTTTTTTGTTGCATGGAAAACAGTTAAATATGTATTTCCTTCAGATAAGAAGATACTTTTTATAATATTATTTTTAATATTGACTATACTTTTATATGGATATCAGTTTTTCAACTCATATTTTATATCTAATTTTTCATATGGAAGCAATAGAATTCTTTCATATATAGTCTATTATTATTTAGCCTTTGTTATTTATGGAGCAATGGTTTATTTTATAGTTTCAGTTGTAGAGATGATATTTAAATATAAATTAAACTTGAATTTGTATAAGCCTGGCTTTATAATCATTTTTCTGATACTAGCAATAGGAACTTTTTATAAGCATAGTACTTTATTGACTGAATATGAAATAGACAGTGAAGGGAAAATATCTGCTCCCATGAACATAGTTTTGGTTTCAGATGTTCATTTAGGACATATAAATGGAAATGCTTCATTGATAAAGATGATAGACAAAGTAAATTCTCTGAAACCAGATATTGTTCTTATAGCTGGAGATCTTATAGATATGTATCTAGAACCTGTCTTAGAAAAAAATATGTTAGAGGAATTAAAAAATATAAAAAGTACCTATGGAACTTATTTTACTCTTGGAAATCATGATATATATGGTAGTAAAGCTGCTATGCTTACAGAAATACTTAGAAATAATGCAGAAACTATTGTATTGAGAGATGAAAAAATACTTGTTAATAATGAAATATATATAGCAGGAAGAGATAATTTTTCTAAAAAGCTTATCAGAGAAATATTAGATGGAAAAGATGATAAACCTGTTATTCTTATACAGCATACTCCTGATACAATAGATGAAGCCGTGGAGAATAAAACTTTTCTACAGGTTTCAGGACATACTCATAAAGGACAGATGTTCCCTGGAAGATTATTTACTAAGAAAATATTTAAAGTTGACTATGGACATGAAAAGATAGAAGATACTAATATAATAGTTTCTTCTGGATATGGAACTTGGGGGCCTCCTATTCGTATAGGAAGTCAGTCAGAAATAGTTTTAATCAAAATCAAATAA
- a CDS encoding (deoxy)nucleoside triphosphate pyrophosphohydrolase, whose amino-acid sequence MMKKNVNVVGAIIENSKHEILCTLRPKNKSFGNMWEFPGGKLEEGESDETALKREIKEELNLEIEVKGFYEKVSKEYESFIINLTCFKCKILDENNFKLIEHSGYVWLKRESLNSLIWVPTDIVIVEKLMGE is encoded by the coding sequence ATGATGAAGAAAAATGTTAATGTAGTAGGAGCAATTATAGAGAATTCAAAGCATGAAATATTATGTACACTTAGACCTAAGAACAAGAGTTTTGGAAATATGTGGGAATTTCCTGGAGGTAAACTTGAAGAAGGAGAGAGTGATGAAACAGCACTTAAGCGTGAAATAAAAGAAGAATTAAACCTTGAAATAGAAGTGAAAGGGTTCTATGAGAAAGTTTCTAAAGAATATGAAAGTTTTATTATTAATTTAACTTGTTTTAAATGTAAAATTTTGGATGAAAATAATTTTAAATTAATAGAACATTCAGGATATGTGTGGTTAAAAAGAGAAAGCTTAAATTCTTTAATATGGGTTCCAACAGATATTGTTATTGTAGAAAAACTTATGGGAGAATAA
- a CDS encoding GNAT family N-acetyltransferase → MKMLEIRMAEKNDVEKIVKIEQECFPAAEAAKEEDIYKRFEVFGENFIVAVENGKIIGFVNGCTTDKPELPDELYHNPLLHNAAGGYQTVFGLDVLPEYRKKGVAGELLKQMISLSKSRNKKGIILTCKDYLIGYYEKFGFENQGVSASSHGGAKWNNMFLNLEK, encoded by the coding sequence ATGAAAATGTTAGAGATAAGAATGGCTGAAAAAAATGATGTAGAAAAGATAGTAAAAATAGAGCAGGAGTGTTTTCCAGCTGCTGAAGCAGCAAAAGAAGAAGATATTTATAAAAGATTTGAAGTTTTTGGAGAAAATTTTATAGTGGCAGTTGAAAATGGAAAAATTATTGGTTTTGTAAATGGATGTACAACAGATAAACCAGAACTTCCAGATGAATTATACCATAATCCATTATTGCATAATGCAGCAGGAGGTTATCAGACAGTATTTGGACTTGATGTGCTTCCAGAATACAGAAAAAAAGGAGTAGCTGGAGAGTTGCTGAAACAGATGATATCTTTGAGTAAATCAAGAAATAAAAAAGGTATTATTTTAACTTGTAAAGATTATTTGATTGGGTACTATGAAAAATTCGGCTTTGAAAATCAGGGAGTATCTGCATCTTCTCATGGAGGAGCAAAATGGAATAATATGTTTTTAAATCTTGAGAAATAA
- a CDS encoding flavodoxin yields the protein MKKLLLILSLLCIFSLTGYGAENKVLVAYFTHTNNTEKIAEMIQEYTKGDTFKVEVLNPYPEAYRATTEQAKKELESGYLPPLKSKIENLDSYDTIFIGYPIWWGTLPTPMRTFLSENDFSGKTIIPFCTHGGGGAGTSFTDLTDLAPDSTVISDGYVTRNAGAGRTQGEVTKWLDSIKDSWNKN from the coding sequence ATGAAAAAACTTTTGCTTATTTTATCTTTACTATGTATTTTTTCATTAACTGGATATGGAGCTGAAAATAAAGTTTTGGTAGCTTATTTTACACATACTAATAATACTGAAAAAATAGCTGAGATGATACAGGAATATACAAAAGGGGATACATTCAAAGTGGAGGTTCTTAATCCTTATCCTGAGGCATACAGAGCAACTACAGAGCAAGCGAAAAAAGAACTGGAATCAGGATATCTTCCCCCTTTAAAATCTAAAATTGAAAACTTAGATTCTTATGATACAATATTTATAGGGTATCCTATATGGTGGGGAACTCTTCCTACACCAATGAGAACTTTTTTATCAGAAAATGATTTCTCTGGCAAAACTATTATTCCTTTCTGTACACATGGTGGCGGCGGAGCAGGAACAAGCTTTACAGATTTAACAGACCTTGCCCCAGACTCTACAGTGATAAGTGATGGATATGTAACAAGAAATGCTGGTGCTGGAAGAACTCAAGGAGAGGTTACTAAATGGCTGGACTCAATAAAAGACAGCTGGAATAAAAATTAA